From the genome of Amycolatopsis sp. NBC_01488, one region includes:
- a CDS encoding ferredoxin reductase family protein yields the protein MTQTAEATRPAIRPRIAAKSGLFTFLGANVAAVTALFAEAGLSPNVLISIGRLAGLYGALAMAFQLLLVARLPWLDRRIGMDRLTTWHRWTGFTILWTLLAHLVFIAFGYAEVSSKGVVDELVEMANTLEGILRALVAFAVILIVGAASAKFARKRLAYETWHFIHLYTYAAIVLAFTHQIALGTSFASAPTAKAYWWTLWLGAGAAVLAGRVVLPLWRNVRHQLRVTAVVSEAPDVVSVYMTGKHLDKMPARAGQFFLWRFLTKDRWWQANPFSLSAAPDGRTLRLTAKALGDSSASLRSLRVGTRVFAEGPYGAFTTIHQQRPNALLVAGGVGITPIRALLEDIDGHVVVLYRVRTQADAVLLPELNGLAKARGAVVSVLTGPDQAVGPRGAMLGPANLHMMVPDVHERDVFVCGPPGMTSAVLRSLRELRVPKTQVHAERFSLAA from the coding sequence ATGACGCAGACCGCCGAGGCCACGCGCCCGGCGATCCGCCCCCGGATCGCCGCGAAATCCGGCCTCTTCACCTTCCTGGGCGCCAACGTGGCCGCCGTCACGGCGCTGTTCGCCGAGGCCGGCCTGTCCCCGAACGTGCTGATCAGCATCGGCAGGCTCGCCGGGCTGTACGGCGCGCTGGCGATGGCGTTCCAGCTGCTGCTGGTGGCCCGGCTGCCCTGGCTGGACCGGCGGATCGGGATGGACCGCCTCACGACGTGGCACCGCTGGACCGGCTTCACGATCCTGTGGACCCTGCTGGCGCACCTGGTGTTCATCGCGTTCGGGTACGCGGAGGTCTCGAGCAAGGGCGTCGTCGACGAGCTGGTCGAGATGGCCAACACCCTCGAGGGGATCCTGCGGGCGCTGGTCGCGTTCGCCGTCATCCTCATCGTGGGCGCGGCTTCGGCGAAGTTCGCGCGCAAGCGGCTGGCCTACGAGACGTGGCACTTCATCCACCTCTACACGTATGCCGCGATCGTGCTGGCGTTCACCCACCAGATCGCGCTCGGCACGTCGTTCGCCAGTGCGCCGACGGCGAAGGCCTACTGGTGGACGCTCTGGCTGGGTGCCGGCGCCGCCGTGCTCGCCGGTCGCGTCGTGCTGCCGCTGTGGCGGAACGTGCGCCACCAGCTGCGCGTCACCGCGGTCGTTTCCGAAGCCCCGGACGTCGTTTCGGTGTACATGACCGGCAAGCACCTGGACAAGATGCCGGCGCGGGCGGGCCAGTTCTTCCTGTGGCGGTTCCTCACCAAGGACCGCTGGTGGCAGGCGAACCCGTTCTCGCTGTCCGCCGCGCCCGACGGCCGCACGCTGCGGCTGACCGCGAAGGCGCTCGGAGACTCCAGCGCGTCGCTGCGCAGCCTGCGCGTCGGCACGCGCGTGTTCGCCGAAGGCCCGTACGGCGCGTTCACGACGATCCACCAGCAGCGGCCCAACGCGCTGCTCGTGGCGGGCGGCGTCGGCATCACGCCGATCCGCGCGCTGCTGGAGGACATCGACGGCCACGTCGTCGTCCTCTACCGGGTGCGCACGCAGGCCGACGCGGTGCTGCTGCCGGAGCTCAACGGGCTGGCCAAGGCCCGCGGCGCCGTCGTCAGCGTCCTCACCGGACCGGACCAGGCGGTCGGCCCGCGCGGGGCGATGCTCGGCCCGGCGAACCTGCACATGATGGTGCCGGACGTGCACGAGCGGGACGTGTTCGTCTGCGGCCCGCCGGGGATGACGTCGGCGGTGCTGCGCAGCCTGCGCGAGCTGCGCGTGCCGAAGACCCAGGTCCACGCCGAACGCTTCAGCCTCGCGGCCTAG
- a CDS encoding FMN-binding protein: MKRTIFVVALSVAGFIAVWRFEPGPVHNTAVAQAPPPSVTAPSTSAAPPASTSATPPASSTPDSANATVTTQGPAESSNYGTVQVQVTFTGARMVAVTLLQAPDDGRALTALPRLQEEAMKAQSADIDTITGATETSESYKTSLRAAIDARGSR, from the coding sequence TTGAAGAGGACCATTTTCGTCGTCGCGCTGTCGGTCGCCGGGTTCATCGCGGTCTGGCGGTTCGAGCCGGGGCCGGTGCACAACACCGCCGTCGCGCAGGCGCCGCCGCCCAGCGTCACCGCACCGTCCACATCGGCCGCTCCGCCGGCTTCGACATCGGCCACGCCGCCCGCTTCGTCCACTCCGGACAGTGCAAACGCGACGGTCACGACCCAGGGTCCGGCGGAGTCGAGCAACTACGGGACCGTCCAGGTCCAGGTGACGTTCACCGGCGCCCGGATGGTCGCGGTCACCCTGCTGCAGGCCCCGGACGACGGGCGCGCGCTCACCGCGTTGCCGCGCCTGCAAGAAGAAGCGATGAAAGCGCAGAGCGCCGACATCGACACGATCACCGGGGCGACCGAGACGAGCGAGTCCTACAAGACGTCGCTGCGGGCGGCCATCGACGCGCGGGGCAGCAGGTGA
- a CDS encoding FAD:protein FMN transferase — protein MITRVEQVMGLPISLDLRDEGDFAEIVDEVFAWFRAVDARFSPFKEDSEVSRYDRGELTAAELTDDLLEVLELCAYYEQLSGGAFRARLPGRGLDPCAVVKGWAVQRAADMLKAEGATTFCLNAGGDVVTAGEPAPGRPWRVGVRHPEQPLAVCAVLESRNGAIATSAAYERGSHILDGRSGMPATGLLSVTVVAGDLVTADALATAAFAMGAEGITWAADRPDCEILIVDDSRRVHRTAGLALASDEAGRPQVSARAS, from the coding sequence GTGATCACCCGCGTCGAGCAGGTGATGGGCCTGCCGATCTCCCTGGACCTGCGGGACGAAGGCGATTTCGCCGAGATCGTCGACGAGGTGTTCGCCTGGTTCCGTGCCGTCGACGCCCGGTTCAGCCCGTTCAAGGAGGACAGCGAGGTCAGCCGCTACGACCGCGGCGAGCTCACGGCGGCCGAGCTGACCGACGACCTCCTGGAGGTCCTCGAACTCTGCGCGTACTACGAGCAGCTCTCCGGCGGCGCGTTCCGCGCGCGGCTGCCCGGCCGCGGCCTCGACCCGTGCGCGGTGGTCAAGGGCTGGGCGGTGCAGCGCGCCGCCGACATGCTCAAGGCCGAGGGCGCGACGACGTTCTGCCTCAACGCCGGCGGCGACGTCGTCACCGCGGGCGAGCCGGCGCCGGGACGGCCGTGGCGGGTCGGTGTGCGCCACCCCGAGCAGCCCCTGGCCGTGTGTGCGGTGCTGGAGTCGCGCAACGGCGCCATCGCGACGTCGGCGGCCTACGAGCGCGGCTCCCACATCCTCGACGGCCGGTCCGGGATGCCGGCGACCGGCCTCCTGAGCGTCACCGTGGTGGCCGGCGACCTGGTCACGGCGGACGCCCTGGCCACCGCGGCGTTCGCGATGGGCGCCGAGGGCATCACCTGGGCGGCCGACCGGCCGGACTGCGAGATCCTCATCGTCGACGACAGCCGCCGCGTGCACCGCACCGCGGGCCTCGCACTGGCCTCCGACGAAGCCGGACGTCCTCAAGTAAGCGCCCGGGCGTCCTGA
- a CDS encoding VOC family protein: protein MPSSVLHVSVDCADPYTLCQFWSQVTGKPIPDEDQPGDDEVGIELEGGIDLLFLRVPEPKTVKNRLHVCLQPDVPRDEEVERLLGLGATLVNDLRKPDGKGWAVLADPEGNEFCVLRSAAERAATR, encoded by the coding sequence ATGCCGTCGTCCGTCCTGCACGTGTCCGTCGACTGCGCCGATCCGTACACCCTCTGCCAGTTCTGGAGCCAGGTCACCGGGAAACCGATCCCCGACGAAGACCAGCCCGGCGACGACGAGGTCGGCATCGAACTCGAAGGCGGCATCGACCTGCTGTTCCTCCGGGTGCCGGAACCGAAGACCGTGAAGAACCGGCTCCACGTGTGCCTGCAGCCGGACGTCCCTCGCGACGAAGAGGTCGAGCGACTGCTCGGCCTGGGCGCCACGCTGGTGAACGACCTCCGCAAGCCGGACGGCAAGGGCTGGGCCGTGCTCGCCGACCCCGAGGGCAACGAGTTCTGCGTCCTGCGCAGCGCCGCCGAACGGGCGGCGACGCGGTGA
- a CDS encoding class I SAM-dependent methyltransferase yields MTDSFAVNKANWDERAVLHAASPGYGFDEFLADPAHLSQVVRFDRPRLGDLSGLRAVHLQCHLATDTISLARLGASVTGLDFSGPALAEARRRASAAGAVIDFHEANVYDAVDVLGAGRFDLVYTGIGALCWLPSVARWAAVVAGLLRPGGRLFIRECHPMLGTLDETVVPAVPRYPYFEHAEPLVFDEPGSYVEVDGEQAHTVTHEWAHSLGEIITVLLENGLTLTGFTEHDSVPWNALPGQMAPDDENEWRLTDDPRRLAASYTLQAVKSG; encoded by the coding sequence GTGACGGACTCGTTCGCCGTCAACAAGGCCAACTGGGACGAACGCGCGGTGCTGCACGCGGCGTCGCCGGGCTACGGCTTCGACGAATTCCTCGCGGATCCGGCGCACCTCAGCCAGGTCGTGCGGTTCGACCGGCCGCGCCTCGGCGACCTCAGCGGGCTGCGCGCGGTGCACCTGCAGTGCCACCTCGCCACGGACACGATCTCCCTGGCCCGGCTCGGCGCTTCCGTGACGGGTCTGGACTTCTCGGGACCGGCGCTGGCGGAGGCGCGGCGGCGGGCTTCGGCGGCGGGTGCGGTGATCGACTTCCACGAAGCCAACGTCTACGACGCCGTCGACGTGCTGGGTGCCGGGCGGTTCGACCTGGTCTACACCGGGATCGGCGCGTTGTGCTGGCTGCCGTCGGTCGCGCGCTGGGCCGCGGTGGTCGCCGGCCTGCTGCGCCCGGGCGGTCGACTGTTCATCCGGGAGTGCCACCCGATGCTGGGAACCCTGGACGAGACGGTGGTCCCGGCGGTGCCGCGCTACCCGTACTTCGAGCACGCCGAGCCGCTGGTCTTCGACGAGCCGGGCAGCTACGTCGAAGTGGACGGCGAGCAGGCGCACACCGTGACCCACGAGTGGGCGCACTCCCTGGGCGAGATCATCACGGTGCTGCTCGAGAACGGCCTGACGCTGACCGGGTTCACCGAGCACGACAGCGTCCCGTGGAACGCGCTCCCCGGGCAGATGGCGCCCGACGACGAGAACGAATGGCGGCTGACGGACGACCCGCGGCGGCTGGCGGCGAGCTACACGCTCCAGGCGGTCAAGAGCGGCTGA
- a CDS encoding asparaginase: MARPLIAVATLGGTISMAPVGGEGGAVPRLGASELIGGIGELPMDVLAETLAGIGSASLDFATLLRCREWGLRQDADGFVVVQGTDTLEETAYFLDLCWPSEIPVVVTGAMRNAGLLSPDGPANLRNALTVAADPRSRGRGVLVTVNDDVHAARWVRKAHTSHLEAFSSAPAGPLGMVVEQAVHYFHPSPPRPPSLAGTDFSGLVPVVEAGLDDSGAVLSYAASQPGVRGVVLAATGAGHVSSGTAEVVSRLVTSLPVVVASRTGAGPTLRSTYGFHGSESSLIAMGATMAGWLDARKSRVLLHALLASGADRETIEREFRLRGDLD, encoded by the coding sequence ATGGCACGTCCCCTGATCGCCGTCGCCACGCTGGGCGGCACCATCTCGATGGCCCCCGTCGGAGGCGAAGGCGGCGCGGTCCCGCGGCTCGGCGCGTCGGAGCTGATCGGCGGGATCGGCGAGCTGCCGATGGACGTCCTGGCGGAGACGCTGGCCGGGATCGGCAGCGCGTCGCTGGACTTCGCGACGCTGCTGCGGTGCCGCGAGTGGGGGCTGCGGCAGGACGCCGACGGGTTCGTCGTCGTGCAGGGCACGGACACCCTGGAGGAGACGGCGTACTTCCTGGACCTGTGCTGGCCGTCGGAGATCCCCGTGGTCGTCACCGGGGCGATGCGCAACGCGGGCCTGCTCAGCCCGGACGGCCCCGCGAACCTGCGCAACGCGCTGACCGTGGCCGCCGATCCGCGCAGCCGCGGCCGGGGCGTGCTGGTGACGGTGAACGACGACGTCCACGCGGCGCGCTGGGTGCGGAAGGCGCACACGAGCCACCTGGAAGCGTTTTCGTCGGCGCCCGCCGGGCCGCTCGGCATGGTCGTCGAGCAGGCGGTGCACTACTTCCACCCGTCGCCGCCGCGGCCGCCTTCCCTGGCCGGGACGGACTTTTCGGGGCTCGTACCGGTGGTGGAAGCCGGTCTGGACGACTCGGGCGCGGTGCTTTCGTACGCGGCGTCGCAGCCGGGCGTGCGCGGAGTGGTGCTGGCAGCCACGGGCGCGGGTCACGTGTCATCGGGTACGGCGGAGGTGGTGTCGCGGCTGGTGACGTCGTTGCCGGTGGTCGTCGCTTCGCGGACGGGCGCGGGCCCGACGCTGCGGTCGACGTACGGCTTCCACGGCTCGGAGTCGAGCCTGATCGCGATGGGCGCGACGATGGCCGGCTGGCTGGACGCGCGCAAGTCCCGCGTCCTGCTGCACGCGCTGCTGGCGTCAGGCGCCGACCGGGAGACGATCGAGCGCGAGTTCCGGCTGCGCGGCGACCTGGACTGA
- a CDS encoding cysteine dioxygenase: MFAVPDNTLLRPEDPALRHPVRVALEVAADRDRWKHLLRYDPEERFAALVEKDERQEVWLMSWLPGQRTDLHDHAFASGAFTLVSGHLTEAVARRAPDGRAVTELHALSAGQSRVFGPGYVHEVRNDGPDPAISVHVYRDAERAMRSYHLDPLAGPVLD, translated from the coding sequence ATGTTCGCCGTTCCGGACAACACCCTGCTGCGTCCCGAAGACCCCGCGCTGCGCCACCCGGTGCGCGTCGCGCTGGAGGTCGCCGCCGACCGCGACCGCTGGAAGCACCTGCTGCGCTACGACCCCGAAGAGCGCTTCGCGGCGCTCGTCGAGAAGGACGAGCGGCAGGAGGTGTGGCTGATGAGCTGGCTGCCCGGCCAGCGCACCGACCTGCACGACCACGCGTTCGCCAGCGGTGCGTTCACGCTGGTCAGCGGCCACCTGACCGAGGCGGTGGCCCGCCGCGCGCCCGACGGCCGCGCGGTCACCGAGCTGCACGCGCTCTCCGCGGGGCAGTCGCGGGTGTTCGGCCCGGGCTACGTGCACGAGGTGCGCAACGACGGCCCGGACCCGGCGATCTCGGTCCACGTCTACCGCGACGCGGAGCGCGCGATGCGCTCGTACCACCTCGACCCGCTGGCCGGCCCGGTCCTGGACTGA
- a CDS encoding ISL3 family transposase, with protein sequence MPAVRIWGQLLGVNTAVVESVEFDETEQVLVAAVRVRQRDRDRCGVCSRRCPRYDAGRGRRRWRALDLGPVQAFVEAAASRVRCREHGVVVSAVPWARHGAGHTRAFDDTVAWLATATSRSTVRQLMRIAWPTVGAIIARVRADIDARVDRLAGLRRIGIDEISYKKNHRYLTIVVDHDTGRLVWAAAGNDKLTLAAFFELLGAGRCAQITHVSADGAAWIARTVEQYCPDAIRCADPFHVVKWAADALDQVRRQVWNTARRQPGGSHKDRRGRTASAGAAQGMKRARWALWKNPENLTDHQRHKLAWIAKTDPRLYRAYLLKEGLRHVFAVAGQAGKDVLQRWLSWAARCRIPEFVKLARTIRSELPAIHASLDHGLSNALIESTNTKIRLLTRLAFGFKHPDALISLALLALGGYRPKLPGRTHA encoded by the coding sequence GTGCCCGCTGTCAGGATATGGGGTCAGTTGCTGGGTGTGAACACGGCGGTCGTGGAGTCGGTCGAGTTCGACGAGACCGAGCAGGTGCTGGTGGCCGCGGTGCGAGTCCGCCAGCGGGATCGTGACCGGTGCGGGGTGTGCTCGCGGCGCTGTCCTCGTTATGACGCTGGGCGGGGCCGGCGTCGGTGGCGTGCGCTGGACCTGGGACCCGTGCAGGCGTTCGTCGAAGCTGCCGCATCCCGGGTGCGGTGTCGTGAGCACGGGGTCGTGGTCAGTGCGGTGCCCTGGGCGCGGCACGGCGCTGGGCATACCCGTGCCTTCGATGACACCGTGGCCTGGCTGGCAACCGCGACGTCGAGGTCCACGGTCCGGCAGTTGATGCGGATCGCCTGGCCGACGGTCGGGGCGATCATCGCCCGGGTCCGGGCCGATATCGACGCGAGAGTGGATCGACTGGCCGGGTTGCGCAGAATCGGGATCGATGAGATCAGCTATAAGAAGAACCACCGATATCTCACCATTGTTGTTGATCACGACACCGGCCGGCTGGTGTGGGCGGCGGCGGGCAACGATAAACTGACATTGGCGGCGTTCTTCGAGTTGCTCGGAGCCGGCCGATGCGCGCAGATCACGCACGTCTCGGCGGACGGGGCCGCCTGGATCGCCCGGACTGTCGAACAGTACTGCCCAGACGCGATCCGCTGTGCCGATCCGTTTCACGTGGTCAAGTGGGCCGCCGACGCCCTGGACCAGGTCCGGCGCCAGGTATGGAACACCGCACGCCGCCAACCTGGCGGCAGCCACAAAGACCGGCGCGGCCGCACCGCATCGGCCGGTGCCGCGCAAGGCATGAAACGCGCGCGATGGGCGTTGTGGAAGAACCCGGAGAACCTCACCGATCATCAACGTCACAAATTGGCCTGGATCGCCAAGACCGACCCCCGGCTCTATCGGGCCTACCTTCTCAAAGAAGGACTCCGGCACGTCTTCGCCGTCGCCGGCCAGGCCGGAAAAGACGTCCTGCAACGGTGGCTGTCCTGGGCGGCACGCTGCCGGATACCCGAGTTCGTGAAGCTCGCCCGCACTATCCGGTCCGAGCTACCGGCGATCCACGCGAGTCTCGATCACGGCCTGTCCAACGCGCTGATCGAATCGACCAACACCAAGATCCGGTTGCTGACCCGCCTGGCCTTCGGATTCAAACACCCGGACGCCCTGATCTCACTCGCCCTGCTCGCACTCGGCGGCTACCGTCCCAAACTACCCGGCCGGACCCACGCATAG
- a CDS encoding NAD(P)H-dependent glycerol-3-phosphate dehydrogenase has translation MRADVQRVTVLGAGSWGTAFAKVLGDAGRDVTMWARREVVADDVRERHVNSAYLPGIELPGNITATSDPAKALEGAQAVVLAVPSQSLRANLTSWRGLLPPEAILVSLAKGVELGTLKRMSEVIGEIVGIDAGDVVVVTGPNLAKEIAAGQPSASVLACADHERAVAIQRACANSYFRPYTNTDVVGCELGGACKNVIALSTGMAAGLGLGTNTMATLITRGLAEMARLGAKLGADPLTFAGLAGVGDLVATCSSPLSRNRTFGERLGRGETLEQAQAAAGGQVAEGVMSCSSIRALAISLGVDMPITDAMHRVCHEGVDPRQAGAELLGRSQKHEWS, from the coding sequence ATGCGCGCCGACGTCCAGCGGGTCACCGTGCTCGGGGCCGGCTCGTGGGGCACCGCCTTCGCGAAGGTGCTCGGCGACGCCGGCCGCGACGTCACCATGTGGGCGCGCCGCGAAGTGGTCGCCGACGACGTCCGCGAGCGGCACGTCAACAGCGCCTACCTCCCCGGGATCGAACTGCCCGGGAACATCACCGCCACCAGCGACCCGGCGAAGGCCCTCGAAGGCGCCCAGGCCGTCGTCCTGGCCGTGCCCAGCCAGAGCCTGCGCGCGAACCTGACGTCGTGGCGCGGCCTGCTGCCGCCCGAGGCGATCCTCGTCAGCCTCGCCAAGGGCGTCGAGCTCGGCACGCTCAAGCGGATGAGCGAGGTCATCGGGGAGATCGTCGGGATCGACGCCGGCGACGTCGTCGTCGTCACCGGGCCGAACCTGGCCAAGGAGATCGCCGCCGGGCAGCCGTCCGCGTCGGTGCTCGCGTGCGCCGATCACGAACGCGCCGTCGCGATCCAGCGCGCTTGCGCCAACTCCTACTTCCGCCCCTACACGAACACCGACGTCGTCGGCTGCGAGCTCGGCGGCGCCTGCAAGAACGTCATCGCGCTCAGCACCGGGATGGCCGCGGGCCTCGGCCTCGGCACCAACACGATGGCGACGCTCATCACCCGCGGCTTGGCCGAGATGGCCCGCCTCGGCGCGAAGCTGGGCGCCGACCCGCTGACGTTCGCCGGGCTCGCCGGCGTCGGCGACCTGGTCGCGACGTGCTCGTCGCCGCTTTCGCGCAACCGGACGTTCGGCGAGCGCCTCGGCCGCGGCGAGACGCTCGAACAGGCGCAGGCGGCGGCCGGCGGGCAGGTCGCCGAGGGCGTCATGTCGTGCTCGTCGATCCGGGCGCTGGCCATCAGCCTCGGTGTCGACATGCCGATCACCGACGCGATGCACCGCGTGTGCCACGAGGGTGTCGACCCGCGGCAGGCCGGGGCCGAGCTGCTGGGCCGCTCGCAGAAGCACGAGTGGTCCTGA
- a CDS encoding lysophospholipid acyltransferase family protein encodes MEEEIVARREKGGFWVGLAAAVFYPLTGIARRVYVGDEKIPRQGPALLVLNHISHLDPVVDAVFVHRAKRVPRFLGKESLTRTPIFGKVFVGSGQIPVSRGSAAAGDSLKAAHQALQEGKIVVIYPEGTITKDPAGWPKESFTGAARLAIQNDVPVIPIARWGTSQLFNGYTKKFTPFPRKTITHRVGDPIDLSAYREGSVRSASKLREVTKVMMDEVTRLLGEIRHEEPPSAKPGDPA; translated from the coding sequence GTGGAGGAGGAGATCGTGGCCCGGCGTGAGAAGGGCGGCTTCTGGGTGGGGTTGGCCGCCGCTGTGTTCTACCCGCTCACCGGTATCGCGCGGCGGGTCTACGTCGGGGACGAGAAGATTCCGCGGCAGGGGCCCGCGCTGCTCGTGCTGAACCACATCTCGCACCTCGATCCGGTCGTCGACGCCGTGTTCGTGCACCGGGCGAAGCGCGTGCCGCGCTTCCTCGGGAAAGAGAGCCTCACCCGGACGCCGATCTTCGGGAAGGTCTTCGTCGGCTCCGGGCAGATCCCCGTCTCGCGTGGGTCGGCCGCCGCCGGGGACAGTCTCAAGGCCGCGCACCAGGCCCTGCAGGAGGGCAAGATCGTCGTGATCTACCCCGAAGGCACCATCACCAAGGACCCGGCCGGCTGGCCGAAGGAGTCCTTCACCGGCGCCGCACGGCTCGCGATCCAGAACGACGTGCCCGTCATCCCCATCGCCCGGTGGGGGACCAGCCAGCTCTTCAACGGCTACACCAAGAAGTTCACGCCGTTCCCGCGCAAGACCATCACCCACCGCGTGGGCGACCCGATCGACCTGTCGGCCTACCGCGAAGGCAGCGTCCGCAGCGCGTCGAAGCTGCGGGAGGTCACGAAGGTGATGATGGACGAGGTCACCCGCCTGCTCGGCGAGATCCGGCACGAAGAACCGCCGTCGGCGAAGCCGGGGGACCCGGCCTGA
- the cofC gene encoding 2-phospho-L-lactate guanylyltransferase, giving the protein MDVDLVVPMKHPRDGKSRLRGAVEAARHPGLVLALAADTLAAVTSSAHVRRVLLVAADPEAVGELAQLGVEIVLEPAEKTLNAAFRHGADLLRKDDPHSVVGALQADLPALRAGDLADAFAEAAGRRAFVADRQGTGTTLLLAAPGAPLDPRFGPGSARQHAASGAVPLGKPLPSLRSDVDTPEDLAHVRGLGVGKHTAARLGEPRAELFT; this is encoded by the coding sequence GTGGACGTGGATCTGGTCGTGCCGATGAAACACCCCCGCGACGGCAAGTCGCGGCTGCGTGGGGCCGTCGAGGCCGCGCGGCACCCCGGGCTCGTCCTCGCCCTCGCCGCCGACACCCTCGCCGCCGTGACGTCGAGTGCCCACGTCCGGCGGGTGCTGCTCGTCGCCGCCGATCCGGAGGCCGTCGGCGAACTCGCCCAGCTCGGGGTCGAGATCGTCCTCGAACCCGCCGAGAAGACCCTCAACGCCGCCTTCCGGCACGGTGCGGACCTCCTGCGAAAAGACGATCCGCACTCCGTCGTCGGGGCGCTCCAGGCCGACCTGCCGGCCCTGCGCGCCGGCGACCTCGCCGACGCCTTCGCCGAAGCGGCCGGCAGGAGGGCCTTCGTGGCCGACCGGCAGGGCACCGGCACCACCCTCCTGCTGGCGGCCCCCGGCGCCCCCCTCGACCCGCGCTTCGGGCCGGGTTCGGCGCGGCAGCACGCCGCCTCCGGGGCCGTGCCGCTCGGGAAACCGCTCCCGAGCCTGCGCAGCGACGTCGACACCCCGGAGGACCTCGCCCACGTTCGCGGCCTGGGTGTCGGGAAACACACCGCCGCCCGCCTCGGCGAACCCCGCGCGGAGCTGTTCACCTGA